A stretch of the Vitreoscilla filiformis genome encodes the following:
- a CDS encoding lysozyme inhibitor LprI family protein, whose product MRILCSMIGMALAIWGAPAHAAGDPHLSPSYNVCMKKAVSTLDLMSCIQTEYDVQDRRLNDNYKALLKNLDEDRKRQLQETQRLWLKYVEANCGFYNNPNGGSAHRVMAADCTVQERARRATELADLAKME is encoded by the coding sequence ATGCGCATCCTCTGTTCGATGATTGGGATGGCTTTGGCCATTTGGGGGGCTCCCGCCCACGCGGCTGGGGATCCCCACCTCAGCCCCAGTTACAACGTTTGCATGAAAAAAGCGGTCTCCACGCTGGATTTGATGTCCTGCATCCAGACCGAATACGATGTTCAGGATCGGCGCCTGAATGACAATTACAAAGCGTTGTTGAAAAATCTCGACGAAGACCGAAAAAGGCAACTTCAAGAAACGCAGCGGCTGTGGCTTAAATACGTCGAAGCCAACTGTGGTTTCTACAACAACCCCAACGGAGGCAGCGCTCACCGCGTCATGGCGGCGGATTGCACCGTGCAAGAGCGCGCCCGGCGGGCCACTGAATTAGCCGATCTGGCCAAAATGGAATGA
- the hpaE gene encoding 5-carboxymethyl-2-hydroxymuconate semialdehyde dehydrogenase: MTRIQHLINGQAVESAQYFETVNPATQEVLAEVARGGAAEVNAAVAAAKAAFPAWAARPATERAALMRKLGNLISQHVPEIATTETRDTGQVISQTGKQLVPRAADNFHYFAEMCVRTDGHTYPTPTHLNYTLFHPVGVCALISPWNVPFMTATWKVAPCLAFGNTAVLKMSELSPLTAARLGELALEAGIPAGVLNIVHGYGTETGEPLVAHPDVRAISFTGSTVTGNRIVKSAGLKKFSMELGGKSPFVVFADADLDRALDAAVFMIFSNNGERCTAGSRILVQRSIYAEFAAKFAARAARIQVGDPLDEKTIIGPMISPGHLAKVRHYIELGQKEGATLLTGGLGAPDLPTHLQAGNFVRPTVFADVDNRMTIAQDEIFGPVACLIAFEDEAEAIVIANDTQYGLSSYVWTENIGKAHRVAAAIEAGMCFVNSQNVRDLRQPFGGTKASGTGREGGTWSYEVFLEPKNVAVSLGSHHIPHWGV, translated from the coding sequence GTGACGCGCATCCAACATCTGATCAACGGCCAGGCGGTTGAAAGCGCCCAGTATTTCGAGACCGTCAACCCCGCCACCCAAGAGGTGCTGGCCGAAGTGGCCCGAGGCGGTGCCGCTGAAGTGAACGCCGCCGTGGCTGCGGCCAAGGCCGCGTTTCCGGCGTGGGCGGCGCGTCCGGCCACCGAGCGCGCCGCGCTCATGCGCAAACTCGGGAACCTCATCAGCCAGCATGTGCCCGAGATTGCCACCACCGAGACGCGGGACACCGGCCAAGTCATCAGCCAAACCGGTAAACAACTGGTGCCGCGTGCGGCGGACAATTTCCATTACTTCGCCGAAATGTGCGTCCGCACCGACGGCCACACCTACCCCACGCCCACGCACCTCAACTACACGCTGTTTCACCCGGTGGGCGTGTGCGCGCTGATTTCCCCGTGGAACGTGCCCTTCATGACGGCCACTTGGAAGGTCGCCCCCTGCCTGGCGTTTGGCAACACAGCGGTGTTGAAGATGAGCGAGCTGTCCCCGCTCACGGCGGCACGCTTGGGTGAGTTGGCGCTGGAGGCGGGCATTCCGGCGGGCGTGCTCAACATCGTGCATGGCTACGGCACCGAAACCGGCGAGCCGCTGGTGGCGCACCCAGACGTGCGTGCCATCAGCTTCACCGGCTCCACCGTCACCGGCAATCGGATTGTGAAAAGCGCCGGGCTGAAGAAATTCAGCATGGAGTTGGGCGGCAAAAGCCCGTTTGTGGTCTTTGCCGATGCCGATTTGGATCGCGCCCTGGACGCCGCCGTGTTCATGATCTTCAGCAACAACGGCGAGCGTTGCACGGCGGGCAGCCGCATCCTGGTGCAGCGCAGCATTTACGCGGAATTTGCCGCCAAGTTCGCGGCGCGGGCGGCGCGCATCCAGGTGGGCGATCCGCTGGACGAAAAAACCATCATCGGCCCGATGATCAGCCCAGGCCATTTGGCCAAGGTGCGCCACTACATCGAACTGGGCCAAAAAGAAGGCGCCACCTTGCTGACCGGCGGCCTCGGTGCGCCCGACCTGCCCACCCACCTACAAGCCGGCAACTTCGTGCGCCCGACGGTGTTTGCCGACGTGGACAACCGCATGACCATCGCCCAAGACGAGATTTTTGGCCCCGTGGCCTGCTTGATTGCGTTTGAGGACGAAGCCGAAGCGATTGTCATCGCCAACGACACGCAATACGGCCTGTCCAGCTACGTCTGGACGGAAAACATCGGCAAAGCGCACCGCGTGGCCGCCGCCATTGAGGCCGGCATGTGTTTTGTGAACAGCCAAAACGTGCGCGATCTGCGCCAGCCCTTCGGTGGTACCAAGGCCAGCGGCACGGGCCGCGAGGGTGGCACCTGGAGCTACGAAGTGTTCTTGGAACCGAAAAACGTGGCCGTGAGTTTGGGCAGCCACCACATCCCGCACTGGGGCGTTTGA
- a CDS encoding CAP domain-containing protein, producing MTLPQTLAAFGLLLGGVTVDAQTVPAETGSSIGPTAAQAALDLHNRARRDVGTAPLAWSAELADFAQKWADHLAKDQGCRMEHRPRSGPWGSKYGENIFWGSAASFSPKDAANSWYGEIKDFKPGILTGDNWYKTGHYTQMVWKNTTHVGMGQAVCPNGAIIIVGNYNPPGNYMGQSPY from the coding sequence ATGACTCTTCCCCAGACTTTGGCCGCTTTCGGCCTGCTGCTCGGTGGCGTGACAGTGGACGCCCAGACGGTGCCGGCAGAAACCGGTTCGTCGATCGGGCCAACGGCGGCACAAGCGGCGCTGGATCTGCACAACCGTGCGCGCCGCGATGTCGGCACGGCGCCGCTGGCGTGGTCGGCTGAATTGGCGGACTTTGCCCAAAAATGGGCCGACCACCTCGCCAAAGACCAAGGCTGCCGCATGGAACATCGCCCACGCAGCGGCCCATGGGGTTCCAAATACGGTGAAAACATCTTCTGGGGCAGCGCTGCCAGCTTCTCCCCCAAAGACGCCGCCAACTCCTGGTATGGCGAAATCAAAGACTTCAAACCCGGCATCCTCACCGGGGATAACTGGTACAAAACCGGCCACTACACCCAGATGGTGTGGAAAAACACCACCCATGTCGGCATGGGTCAGGCGGTGTGTCCGAATGGCGCGATCATCATCGTGGGCAACTACAACCCGCCCGGCAATTACATGGGCCAGTCGCCCTACTGA
- the hpaD gene encoding 3,4-dihydroxyphenylacetate 2,3-dioxygenase, with protein MGQLALAAKITHVPSMYLSELDGPRKGTRQDAIDGHAEIGRRCRELGVDTLVVFDTHWLVNANYHLNCAPHFKGTYTSNELPHFIKNLAFESPGNPELGRLMARVCCEHGVETLAHDATTLDPEYGTLVPLRYMNADQHFKVISVSALCTVHYLNDSARLGWALRQAIEQHYDGKVAILASGSLSHRFAQNGLAPEFAFKIWSPFLEQLDRRVIEMWEKAQWKDFCEMLPEYASKGHGEGFMHDTAMLLGALGWSNYDAPVEIITPYFGASGTGQINAIFPVTPQDGSAVPAAVASGAQGYTPVSQRL; from the coding sequence ATGGGACAACTCGCCCTCGCGGCCAAAATCACCCACGTTCCCTCGATGTATTTGAGCGAGCTGGACGGCCCGCGCAAAGGCACGCGCCAAGACGCCATCGACGGCCACGCCGAAATCGGCCGCCGCTGCCGCGAATTGGGCGTCGATACGCTGGTGGTGTTCGACACGCATTGGCTGGTCAACGCCAATTACCACCTGAACTGCGCGCCGCATTTCAAAGGCACGTACACCAGCAACGAGCTGCCGCACTTCATCAAAAACCTGGCGTTTGAATCACCGGGCAACCCCGAGCTGGGCCGACTCATGGCCCGGGTGTGCTGCGAGCATGGCGTCGAAACCTTGGCGCACGACGCCACCACGCTCGACCCGGAATATGGCACCCTGGTGCCACTGCGTTACATGAACGCGGATCAACACTTCAAGGTGATTTCAGTTTCGGCGCTGTGTACCGTGCATTACTTGAACGACAGCGCCCGCTTGGGCTGGGCGCTGCGCCAAGCCATTGAACAGCACTACGACGGCAAAGTGGCGATTTTGGCCAGCGGCAGTTTGAGCCACCGTTTTGCGCAAAACGGCTTGGCGCCAGAATTCGCTTTCAAAATTTGGAGCCCGTTTCTGGAGCAGCTCGACCGCCGGGTGATCGAGATGTGGGAAAAAGCGCAGTGGAAAGATTTTTGCGAGATGCTGCCCGAGTACGCCAGCAAGGGACACGGCGAAGGTTTCATGCACGACACCGCCATGTTGCTGGGCGCCCTGGGCTGGTCGAATTACGACGCGCCGGTGGAGATCATCACGCCCTACTTTGGCGCTTCGGGCACGGGGCAGATCAATGCCATCTTCCCCGTGACCCCGCAGGATGGTTCCGCTGTGCCGGCGGCGGTGGCCAGCGGGGCGCAGGGTTACACGCCTGTTTCGCAGCGGCTGTGA
- a CDS encoding sugar phosphate isomerase/epimerase family protein, with translation MNTALLHEAGHFADFGMDTISLAGSLETKLHAMRAAGFGQVMLAARDIVGHPGGIDAAVAAVKASGLRVTGFQVLRDFEGLSGHLHGYKVEIAKQMIGMAQAVGAQVLLACSSTSQHASGDSEHLARDLRKLAMLALPHGIRVAFEALSWGRHLNEVHQAWEVVEQANMPNLGVGIDSYHILATNTSLKALDWIDPAKIYLVQLADFMWQETRTPQERIETARHFRVFPGEGVHSQAITALVSKLDQMGYRGDYSFEVFNDDYTQLPLPFVAQRARASAVWLAEGVLRRGTPLAGQMRLRQRA, from the coding sequence ATGAACACAGCGTTGTTGCACGAGGCCGGCCACTTCGCCGATTTCGGCATGGACACGATCAGCCTGGCCGGTTCACTCGAAACCAAGCTGCACGCGATGCGTGCCGCCGGTTTTGGTCAGGTGATGCTGGCGGCACGGGACATCGTCGGTCACCCCGGTGGCATTGATGCGGCGGTGGCGGCGGTCAAAGCCAGTGGGTTGCGCGTGACGGGGTTTCAAGTGCTGCGGGATTTTGAGGGGCTGTCCGGACACCTGCACGGCTACAAAGTCGAGATCGCCAAGCAGATGATTGGGATGGCCCAGGCCGTGGGCGCCCAGGTGCTGCTGGCGTGCAGCTCAACCTCCCAGCACGCCAGCGGCGACAGCGAACATCTGGCGCGTGACCTGCGCAAGCTGGCGATGTTGGCGCTGCCACATGGCATCCGGGTGGCGTTTGAGGCGCTGTCCTGGGGGCGGCATTTGAACGAAGTGCATCAAGCTTGGGAGGTGGTGGAACAAGCCAACATGCCCAACCTGGGGGTGGGCATCGATTCGTATCACATCCTGGCGACGAACACCTCGCTCAAGGCGCTGGACTGGATCGACCCGGCCAAAATCTACCTGGTGCAACTGGCCGACTTCATGTGGCAGGAAACGCGCACGCCGCAAGAGCGCATCGAGACGGCGCGGCATTTCCGGGTGTTTCCGGGCGAAGGCGTCCACAGCCAAGCGATCACGGCGCTGGTGAGCAAACTCGATCAAATGGGCTACCGGGGCGACTACAGCTTCGAAGTGTTCAACGACGATTACACGCAACTGCCGCTGCCGTTTGTGGCGCAGCGGGCGCGGGCCTCAGCGGTGTGGCTGGCCGAAGGGGTGTTGCGCCGGGGCACGCCGTTGGCGGGGCAAATGCGTTTGCGCCAGCGCGCCTGA
- a CDS encoding fumarylacetoacetate hydrolase family protein, giving the protein MTLFSPPGPPPSWRPRSVYTALLNDPAQLAELGDAVHQPPYKAAPRAPVLALQPRNTWSRDGAAVAVPPAHPWVQSGATLGLVMGRVACRVTVAEALAHVAGYILVNDLELPDDGPQRHYRPGVRRKARDGFCPLGERIVPAHQIADPDALTVRVFIDGALAQESTTAGRVRHAAQWLADVSEFMTLYPGDVLTLGVAANAPRARAGQTLSVSIEGLGTLSNPVVLEGGAA; this is encoded by the coding sequence ATGACGCTTTTTTCTCCCCCCGGGCCGCCGCCGAGCTGGCGCCCCCGCAGCGTGTACACCGCGCTGCTGAACGATCCAGCCCAACTCGCCGAGCTGGGTGATGCCGTACACCAGCCACCCTACAAAGCAGCGCCGCGTGCGCCCGTGTTGGCCCTGCAACCGCGCAACACCTGGAGCCGAGACGGCGCCGCCGTGGCCGTGCCGCCCGCGCATCCGTGGGTGCAAAGCGGCGCCACGCTGGGGTTGGTGATGGGCCGGGTGGCGTGTCGGGTGACGGTGGCTGAGGCGTTGGCGCATGTGGCCGGTTACATCCTCGTCAACGATTTGGAGTTGCCAGACGACGGCCCTCAGCGCCACTACCGCCCCGGCGTGCGCCGCAAAGCGCGGGATGGGTTTTGCCCGCTGGGCGAGCGCATCGTGCCCGCGCATCAGATCGCTGACCCGGATGCGCTGACGGTGCGCGTGTTCATCGACGGCGCTTTGGCGCAAGAAAGCACCACCGCCGGGCGGGTGCGCCACGCGGCGCAGTGGCTGGCCGATGTTTCCGAATTCATGACGCTGTACCCCGGCGACGTGCTCACCCTGGGCGTGGCCGCCAACGCCCCGCGTGCCCGCGCCGGCCAAACCTTGAGCGTGAGCATCGAAGGCTTGGGCACGCTGAGCAACCCCGTGGTGCTCGAAGGAGGTGCCGCATGA
- a CDS encoding fumarylacetoacetate hydrolase family protein, whose product MSAQTTRRTARVAWGGAIHTAEPHPHGLRLLGGNGHGRVLAEDAVVWLPPFEVGTVIALGLNYADHVQELRKELTLNASGAKEEPLVFLKSASACIGHRGFTWRPDAVSFMHYECELAVVIGEPAHNVKAADALRHVAGYTVCNDYAVRDHLENWYRPNLRVKHRDGGTVLGPWFVPADEVPDPQALTLRTWVNGELKQQGNTAHMVNSVAKLIEYLSGFMTLQPGDVILTGTPEGVVNVRAGDEVITEIEGLGALKNTLFGDTP is encoded by the coding sequence ATGAGCGCACAAACCACCCGCCGCACCGCCCGCGTCGCCTGGGGTGGCGCGATTCACACCGCAGAACCGCATCCGCACGGGCTGCGTTTGCTGGGCGGCAACGGCCATGGCCGCGTGCTGGCCGAAGACGCTGTGGTGTGGCTGCCGCCTTTCGAGGTGGGCACCGTCATCGCGCTGGGGCTGAATTACGCCGACCATGTGCAGGAGCTGCGCAAGGAACTCACCCTCAACGCCAGCGGCGCCAAGGAAGAGCCGCTGGTGTTCTTGAAGTCAGCCAGCGCGTGCATCGGCCATCGTGGCTTCACTTGGCGGCCCGATGCGGTCAGCTTCATGCATTACGAGTGTGAGTTGGCGGTGGTGATCGGCGAACCGGCCCACAACGTCAAGGCGGCGGACGCCCTGCGCCACGTCGCCGGCTACACCGTTTGCAACGACTACGCGGTGCGCGACCATCTGGAAAACTGGTATCGCCCCAACCTGCGTGTGAAGCACCGCGACGGCGGCACCGTACTCGGCCCCTGGTTCGTCCCCGCCGACGAAGTGCCCGACCCGCAGGCCCTCACCTTGCGCACCTGGGTGAATGGCGAACTCAAGCAACAAGGCAACACCGCCCACATGGTGAACAGTGTGGCCAAGCTGATCGAGTACCTCAGCGGCTTCATGACCTTGCAGCCCGGCGACGTGATCCTCACCGGCACGCCCGAAGGTGTGGTGAACGTCCGTGCGGGCGACGAGGTCATCACCGAAATCGAAGGCCTTGGCGCCCTGAAAAACACCCTTTTTGGAGACACCCCGTGA
- a CDS encoding 4-hydroxyphenylpyruvate dioxygenase, whose protein sequence is MNSSAAFFPHRETLGELPNPLGLQGIEFIEYATRRPQALGQQLERLGFAPVARHRSREVLLYRQGGMNVIVNAHPDVADGGLHGAPVSMPDDQPVIAAVAFRVRDAAAAMARVTERGAWPVPTRVAVMELNIPAIHGVGGSRIYFVDRWREFSIYDVDFVPIPGVNPQPPALSGLHWFGLVQYIGFERLADWSAFYGELFGFAELPPEQTFGVLTQGRILASPCGTLYWQLIEPSPDALDADPQELLNRVAFGCPDVRVSVAALRERGMEFVEAPHGVHTDDKGALTRAELGQMSFELVRHVAPAA, encoded by the coding sequence ATGAACTCCTCCGCCGCTTTTTTCCCCCACCGCGAAACTTTGGGCGAGCTGCCCAACCCGCTGGGCCTCCAAGGCATCGAGTTCATCGAATACGCCACGCGCCGCCCGCAGGCGCTGGGCCAACAACTGGAACGCTTGGGTTTTGCCCCGGTGGCGCGGCATCGTTCGCGTGAGGTGCTGTTGTACCGCCAAGGTGGGATGAACGTCATCGTCAATGCGCATCCGGATGTGGCCGATGGCGGTTTGCACGGTGCGCCGGTGTCCATGCCTGACGATCAACCGGTGATCGCAGCGGTGGCGTTCCGGGTGCGCGATGCGGCGGCGGCGATGGCACGTGTCACCGAACGCGGTGCCTGGCCGGTGCCGACGCGGGTGGCGGTGATGGAGCTGAACATCCCGGCGATTCATGGCGTCGGCGGCAGCCGGATTTACTTTGTGGACCGCTGGCGCGAGTTCTCGATTTACGACGTGGATTTCGTGCCCATCCCCGGCGTCAACCCCCAGCCGCCGGCGCTGAGTGGGCTGCATTGGTTCGGGCTGGTGCAGTACATCGGTTTCGAGCGTTTGGCGGATTGGTCGGCGTTTTACGGCGAGCTGTTCGGATTTGCTGAACTGCCGCCCGAGCAAACTTTCGGGGTGTTGACGCAAGGCCGCATCCTGGCCAGCCCGTGCGGCACCTTGTATTGGCAGTTGATCGAGCCGTCGCCGGATGCGCTGGATGCCGATCCGCAAGAGCTGCTCAACCGCGTGGCCTTTGGCTGCCCGGACGTGCGCGTCAGCGTGGCGGCGCTGCGCGAACGCGGCATGGAATTTGTGGAGGCGCCCCACGGCGTCCACACCGATGACAAAGGGGCGTTGACACGCGCCGAGTTGGGCCAGATGAGTTTTGAGCTGGTGCGCCACGTCGCTCCGGCGGCTTGA
- the aroQ gene encoding type II 3-dehydroquinate dehydratase, with the protein MSILLLNGPNLNLLGTREPHIYGADTLADVERRFTEEAVALGTTAACFQSNHEGALIDRIHAARLDGTQAIVINPGGLTHTSVALRDALAGVALPVVEIHISNVHKREEFRHHSFISGIAEGVIAGLGVMGYSAALRFAVAKFAKTA; encoded by the coding sequence ATGAGCATCCTGCTGCTGAACGGCCCGAACTTGAACCTGCTGGGCACACGCGAGCCCCACATCTACGGCGCCGATACCCTGGCCGATGTGGAGCGTCGTTTCACGGAAGAAGCTGTTGCGCTGGGCACCACAGCGGCGTGTTTCCAAAGCAACCACGAAGGCGCACTCATCGACCGCATTCACGCGGCGCGCCTGGATGGCACCCAGGCCATCGTCATCAACCCGGGCGGTTTGACCCACACCAGCGTGGCCCTGCGTGATGCGCTGGCCGGGGTGGCGTTGCCGGTGGTGGAAATTCACATCAGCAATGTTCACAAGCGCGAAGAATTCCGGCATCACAGTTTCATCTCGGGCATTGCGGAGGGGGTGATTGCCGGTTTGGGCGTGATGGGCTACAGCGCCGCGTTGCGTTTTGCCGTGGCCAAGTTCGCCAAAACCGCCTGA
- a CDS encoding NAD(P)H-dependent flavin oxidoreductase, with amino-acid sequence MVIKTWPWPVVQAPMAGAQGHRLAAAVCQAGGLGSIPAGMLTPEGLVRELSAQAEAAPAKPFNLNFFCHTPPVFDEAVETRWRTRLTPEARAAGIDWAQVPAGATRHPLGAAMVEVLERLPMAQRPAVVSFHFGLPAPALLARVRALGCQIWSSATTVDEARWLVQHGADAVIAQGLEAGGHRGHFLTADPVRDLGPQRPLAELLPAICAAVAVPVIAAGGIGSPQDVAAVLAAGACAAQVGTAYLHCPEADTSPLHRAALQAAADAGPESAAAQTALTNVLSGRPARGLFNRLMREHGPMCADAPAFPLASAALVPLRAWAEAQGRSDFSPLWAGSRCGALGPSLGRSAAELTRWLAGQG; translated from the coding sequence ATGGTGATCAAGACATGGCCATGGCCCGTGGTGCAAGCCCCGATGGCCGGCGCACAGGGGCACCGTTTGGCCGCAGCGGTGTGCCAGGCGGGGGGATTGGGTTCGATTCCGGCAGGGATGCTGACGCCCGAAGGACTGGTGCGCGAACTGAGCGCCCAGGCCGAAGCCGCACCCGCTAAGCCCTTCAACCTGAATTTCTTCTGCCACACCCCACCGGTGTTCGATGAGGCGGTTGAAACCCGCTGGCGCACCCGCCTCACCCCCGAAGCACGCGCCGCTGGCATCGACTGGGCCCAGGTGCCCGCTGGGGCGACACGCCATCCGTTGGGCGCGGCCATGGTCGAAGTGCTGGAACGCCTGCCCATGGCCCAACGCCCAGCGGTGGTGAGTTTTCATTTCGGCTTGCCGGCGCCCGCTTTGCTGGCCCGGGTGCGCGCTTTGGGTTGTCAGATTTGGAGCAGCGCCACCACGGTGGACGAAGCACGCTGGCTGGTGCAGCACGGGGCCGATGCGGTGATCGCCCAAGGGCTGGAAGCGGGCGGGCACCGGGGGCACTTTCTCACGGCTGATCCGGTGCGCGATCTGGGCCCGCAGCGCCCGTTGGCAGAACTGCTGCCGGCGATCTGCGCGGCGGTTGCGGTGCCGGTGATCGCCGCCGGGGGCATCGGCTCGCCGCAGGACGTGGCCGCCGTGCTGGCCGCTGGCGCTTGCGCCGCCCAAGTCGGCACTGCTTATTTGCATTGCCCCGAAGCCGACACCAGCCCGCTCCACCGCGCCGCCCTGCAAGCCGCTGCCGACGCCGGCCCGGAAAGCGCAGCCGCCCAAACGGCGTTGACCAACGTGCTGTCGGGCCGCCCGGCGCGTGGGCTGTTCAATCGCTTGATGCGCGAACACGGCCCGATGTGTGCCGACGCCCCCGCGTTCCCGCTGGCCAGCGCCGCCTTGGTGCCGCTGCGCGCTTGGGCAGAGGCGCAAGGCCGCAGCGATTTTTCGCCGCTGTGGGCTGGCAGCCGTTGCGGGGCACTCGGCCCCAGCCTGGGGCGTAGCGCAGCGGAACTGACGCGCTGGCTTGCGGGCCAGGGCTGA
- a CDS encoding DUF29 domain-containing protein has product MPTQTQTPTPYEKDVLAWAMEQAALLRSGQFSALDIEHIAEEIEDVGKSEKRELASRMAVLMAHLLKWQHQPGRRGSSWLRTLKEQRKAIAAALEATPSLRGSLTDVHWLRGTWADAVAKAVDETGLDSFPEDCPWTMEQVLSAAFLPDA; this is encoded by the coding sequence ATGCCAACACAAACGCAAACGCCGACGCCTTACGAAAAAGACGTGCTCGCTTGGGCCATGGAGCAAGCGGCGCTGTTGCGTTCGGGCCAGTTTTCCGCGCTGGACATCGAACACATCGCCGAGGAGATTGAGGACGTGGGCAAGAGTGAAAAGCGCGAGCTGGCCAGTCGCATGGCGGTGCTGATGGCGCACTTGTTGAAGTGGCAGCACCAGCCGGGGCGGCGGGGCAGCAGTTGGCTGCGCACCCTCAAAGAGCAACGCAAAGCCATTGCCGCCGCGTTGGAGGCCACCCCCAGTCTGCGCGGCTCCCTCACCGATGTGCATTGGCTGCGCGGCACATGGGCCGACGCCGTGGCCAAAGCGGTGGACGAGACCGGCCTCGACAGCTTTCCTGAAGACTGTCCTTGGACGATGGAACAGGTGCTGTCGGCAGCGTTTTTGCCTGATGCCTGA
- a CDS encoding shikimate dehydrogenase produces MNATVLDPALADLTPARPDTLLLGLIGAGIQRSLTPSMQMEEARHHGLRAHYQLIDLDRFGGSTADLAPLLWSARAMGFAGLNITYPCKQAVIPHLDALSDEARAMGAVNTVVIREGQLIGHNTDGSGWARGFTRALPQADLSAVALLGAGGAGAAIAHAALRLGVERLRIVDADAGRAQALADELNRLYAGARASASPDAAHALAGASGLIHATPTGMAKLPGLPLPAEWLHGGLWVSEVVYFPLETELLRTARALGCPISDGGGMAVGQAVGAFELFTGRTPDAARMERHFHQLIAQREADA; encoded by the coding sequence ATGAACGCCACGGTCTTGGACCCGGCGCTGGCCGATCTCACGCCTGCGCGACCCGATACGCTGTTGCTGGGCCTCATTGGTGCGGGGATTCAGCGCTCGCTCACCCCCTCGATGCAGATGGAAGAAGCGCGCCACCACGGTCTGCGTGCGCACTACCAACTCATCGATTTGGATCGGTTCGGTGGCAGCACGGCCGATTTGGCGCCGTTGCTGTGGTCGGCGCGGGCCATGGGGTTTGCGGGGTTGAACATCACCTACCCGTGCAAACAGGCGGTGATTCCACACTTGGATGCGCTGTCCGACGAAGCGCGGGCCATGGGCGCGGTCAACACCGTGGTGATTCGGGAGGGGCAGCTCATCGGCCACAACACCGATGGCTCGGGCTGGGCGCGTGGGTTCACACGGGCGCTGCCCCAAGCGGATTTGAGCGCGGTGGCATTGCTGGGTGCTGGCGGTGCCGGGGCGGCGATTGCCCACGCGGCGTTGCGCTTGGGGGTCGAGCGTTTGCGCATCGTCGATGCGGATGCCGGTCGCGCCCAAGCCTTGGCGGATGAACTGAACCGCCTTTACGCCGGAGCGCGGGCCAGCGCGTCGCCGGATGCCGCGCACGCTTTGGCCGGGGCCAGCGGCCTGATTCACGCCACCCCGACGGGCATGGCCAAACTGCCCGGCCTGCCGCTGCCAGCCGAGTGGCTGCACGGTGGGTTGTGGGTGTCGGAAGTGGTGTATTTCCCGCTGGAAACCGAGTTGTTGCGCACCGCCCGCGCCCTGGGCTGCCCGATTTCCGATGGTGGCGGCATGGCCGTGGGTCAGGCGGTGGGTGCGTTTGAGCTGTTCACGGGCCGCACGCCCGACGCGGCGCGTATGGAGCGCCATTTCCATCAACTCATCGCCCAACGCGAGGCCGACGCATGA